Proteins encoded together in one Oceanobacillus iheyensis HTE831 window:
- a CDS encoding short-chain fatty acid transporter, whose product MKTVTSFFDRMVQRYLPDAFLFAIILTIIVFFIGLLFPDNGPLEMVQFWGNGFWGLLEFAMQMSLVVITGYILASTNVVKRFLSRLSKLANTPAQAIILVTFIALIACFINYGFGLVVGALFATHVAKQVPSVDYRLLIASAYSGFLIWHGGFSGSVPLTIATAGHFLEGQVGIIPITETLFSPYNLFIVITLLVALPLFNRYLLNGIADNNTYFAEKIQQTEQKPNVDANSIPTTPAEKLENSPIVSMIIGILGLSFIVYYFVTNGFNLNINIVNFIFLFLGIILHRTPRQFLDNVSQGVKNAGAIIIQFPFYAGIMGMMVDSGISEALSLWFVNISTEYTLPFLSFISAGIVNFFIPSGGGQWAIQGPIMIESALELGADTAKTAMGIAWGDAWTNMIQPFWALPALAIAGLKVRDIMGFCVMILIFSFIPISIGLLFF is encoded by the coding sequence TTGAAAACGGTAACTTCTTTTTTTGACAGAATGGTTCAACGGTATCTGCCAGATGCTTTTTTATTCGCCATCATCTTAACCATTATCGTATTTTTTATTGGGTTGTTATTTCCTGATAACGGACCACTTGAAATGGTTCAATTTTGGGGTAATGGATTTTGGGGATTATTAGAATTTGCAATGCAGATGTCACTTGTCGTAATTACTGGATACATCCTAGCAAGCACCAATGTGGTCAAAAGATTTTTATCTAGGCTGAGTAAACTAGCAAACACACCTGCTCAAGCAATTATTTTAGTTACTTTTATTGCATTAATCGCATGTTTTATCAATTATGGTTTTGGACTCGTAGTAGGGGCTTTATTTGCCACTCATGTTGCAAAACAAGTTCCTTCCGTTGATTATCGGTTATTAATCGCCAGCGCTTATAGTGGTTTTCTAATTTGGCATGGTGGATTTTCCGGATCTGTACCATTAACTATCGCTACAGCTGGTCATTTTCTGGAAGGACAAGTAGGTATCATTCCTATTACAGAAACATTATTTAGTCCTTATAATTTGTTTATTGTTATCACTTTATTAGTGGCACTACCATTATTTAATCGCTACCTTTTAAATGGAATTGCAGATAATAATACTTACTTTGCAGAAAAAATTCAACAAACAGAGCAAAAACCAAATGTTGATGCTAATAGTATACCAACAACACCTGCTGAAAAATTAGAAAATAGCCCAATCGTCTCGATGATAATTGGAATTTTAGGCTTAAGTTTTATCGTGTATTATTTTGTAACTAACGGATTTAATTTAAATATTAATATTGTTAATTTTATATTTTTGTTTCTGGGAATAATTTTACACCGGACACCGAGACAATTTCTTGATAATGTCAGTCAAGGAGTTAAAAATGCTGGCGCGATCATTATCCAATTTCCATTTTATGCCGGAATTATGGGAATGATGGTTGATTCAGGTATTTCAGAGGCATTGTCTTTGTGGTTTGTAAATATTTCTACTGAGTATACACTCCCATTTCTATCTTTTATTAGTGCGGGTATCGTAAATTTCTTCATTCCATCTGGTGGTGGTCAGTGGGCAATACAGGGTCCAATTATGATTGAATCTGCACTTGAATTAGGGGCAGACACAGCTAAAACAGCCATGGGGATTGCATGGGGAGATGCATGGACAAATATGATTCAGCCTTTTTGGGCACTTCCAGCACTTGCTATTGCAGGCTTAAAAGTGAGAGATATTATGGGATTCTGTGTCATGATTTTAATATTTAGCTTTATCCCCATATCAATTGGACTGTTATTCTTTTAA
- a CDS encoding ABC transporter substrate-binding protein, whose protein sequence is MKKSWYLLILILVISLLLAACNSDEESEEDGDNGNTGEAQTGEIAGELEIQYFVGGYGDAWWKEVIGDFQEEYPDVKIVEHAGPNINEEMRSRWVSNDPPDVVYIDGAGSNETQMVEDGQLMNLTEWLDGIELEGGDKLQESFIVNPSDYDGEIYTLPLVFDTWGTWYDRALFEEKGYAVPTDFESFMESMREIKDGEGIEPFVTSGQHPYYFIRGMLFPAFAAAGGEEYLSDLIKGEAGAWSSEETLEIMKNVEQMVDEGMIDAGLGALNHTQSQMNFLLHDNAFIPVGFWLPNEMANDIPEGFDFGFIPSPMQEAGEPYAIVPDLRPLAIAENAENPEAAKAFVEFVFTREYAVSFSEHTGAIMNLTEVDLTQSDKVPVYLTEANEMINDPSIVQIYNKPHPMSADLETPIGNALMSLMLGNATAEQFVEEAEKAAEAYR, encoded by the coding sequence ATGAAGAAAAGCTGGTATTTACTAATTTTAATACTAGTAATTTCGCTTTTACTGGCAGCTTGTAACTCAGATGAAGAAAGTGAAGAAGATGGAGATAATGGAAATACAGGGGAAGCTCAAACTGGTGAGATTGCTGGAGAGTTAGAAATACAATATTTTGTTGGTGGATATGGGGACGCTTGGTGGAAAGAAGTAATAGGAGATTTCCAAGAAGAATATCCCGATGTGAAAATAGTTGAGCATGCCGGTCCAAATATTAATGAAGAGATGCGATCACGTTGGGTTTCTAATGATCCACCAGATGTTGTTTATATTGATGGAGCAGGATCGAATGAAACGCAAATGGTGGAAGATGGTCAATTAATGAATCTTACAGAATGGTTAGATGGAATTGAACTGGAAGGTGGAGATAAGTTACAGGAGAGTTTTATTGTAAATCCGTCTGATTATGATGGAGAAATTTATACATTACCTCTTGTGTTCGACACGTGGGGAACTTGGTATGATCGTGCATTATTTGAAGAAAAAGGGTATGCAGTTCCTACAGATTTTGAATCATTTATGGAGTCGATGAGAGAGATTAAAGATGGTGAAGGTATAGAGCCTTTTGTAACGAGCGGTCAGCATCCGTATTATTTTATTCGTGGGATGTTATTCCCTGCATTTGCTGCTGCTGGTGGAGAAGAATATCTATCTGACTTAATAAAAGGTGAAGCAGGAGCCTGGAGTAGTGAAGAAACGTTAGAAATTATGAAGAACGTGGAACAGATGGTTGATGAAGGGATGATTGATGCTGGTTTGGGAGCGTTAAATCATACACAATCACAAATGAATTTCTTATTACATGATAATGCATTTATACCAGTAGGATTCTGGCTACCAAATGAGATGGCTAATGATATACCGGAAGGATTTGATTTTGGATTTATCCCATCACCAATGCAAGAGGCAGGAGAGCCATATGCGATTGTTCCAGATTTACGACCTTTAGCAATAGCTGAGAATGCAGAGAATCCGGAAGCAGCAAAAGCATTCGTCGAGTTTGTATTTACAAGAGAGTATGCGGTATCCTTCTCGGAACATACTGGAGCGATCATGAATTTGACAGAGGTAGATTTAACGCAAAGTGATAAAGTTCCTGTCTATCTGACAGAAGCAAATGAAATGATTAATGATCCTTCTATTGTACAAATTTACAATAAGCCACACCCTATGAGTGCAGATTTAGAGACGCCGATAGGTAATGCGTTAATGTCATTAATGCTTGGAAATGCTACGGCTGAACAATTTGTAGAGGAAGCAGAGAAAGCGGCTGAAGCTTACCGATAG
- a CDS encoding carbohydrate ABC transporter permease, with translation MKRSVGQILGRAGIRIPLILWSIAVLYPIIWMFIGSLKSNAEIYRNPWGFPEILNWQNYVNAWSNYNIDTSVWNSLIVTLVGTLLTLLMAIPTAYAIERINFKGSKLLFTLYVSAMMIPMVLGWIPLFFLLSNIGLLDNVFGLAIVYSVSQLPFTIFVLTSFMSTIPKSLEEAASIDGMSPYGMLWKIITPLSMSGIITVTIMNAIQFWNEYFMALIFLNSSENYTLALAIDFISNEAQYTNAWGTLFASLIIAIIPVIVLYAIFQRRIAKGMTEGAIKG, from the coding sequence TTGAAGCGAAGTGTAGGACAAATATTGGGTAGAGCAGGAATACGTATCCCTTTAATTCTTTGGAGTATAGCAGTTCTATATCCAATTATTTGGATGTTTATTGGTTCATTAAAGTCTAATGCAGAAATTTACCGAAACCCTTGGGGATTCCCTGAAATCTTGAATTGGCAAAATTACGTGAATGCGTGGTCAAATTATAATATTGATACGAGTGTATGGAATAGCCTTATCGTTACACTGGTCGGTACCTTATTGACACTATTAATGGCGATACCTACAGCCTATGCAATTGAACGAATTAATTTTAAGGGAAGTAAACTCCTATTTACACTCTATGTATCAGCGATGATGATTCCAATGGTATTAGGTTGGATTCCTTTGTTCTTTCTATTATCAAATATAGGACTGCTAGACAATGTTTTTGGATTAGCAATTGTTTATAGTGTAAGTCAGCTTCCTTTTACCATATTTGTATTGACGAGCTTTATGAGTACCATTCCAAAATCATTAGAAGAAGCTGCTTCTATTGATGGAATGTCTCCTTACGGTATGTTATGGAAAATAATTACACCACTAAGTATGTCCGGAATCATAACGGTAACAATTATGAATGCTATTCAATTCTGGAATGAATATTTTATGGCGTTAATTTTCTTGAATTCTAGTGAAAACTACACACTTGCATTAGCGATAGATTTTATAAGTAATGAAGCACAGTATACTAATGCATGGGGAACCTTATTTGCAAGTCTTATAATTGCTATTATTCCCGTAATTGTTTTATATGCAATTTTTCAAAGAAGGATTGCTAAAGGAATGACGGAAGGTGCAATTAAAGGGTAA
- a CDS encoding agmatinase family protein: MAKNYIYGNTPCFLDGEKVSLQDNSYKNKDVLIYGVPWEGAVTWGDYTGCELGPKAIRLNSERYSGYLPELNDIDVLQHYSFGDLGDVDVVPADSPETMRRIEQFAKEVWKTGKFPIAFGGDHGITYPIVQALSNEVEGKVGIIHLDAHYDNHPDYHGDLYARSTPFHRIYESESVRNQSIVHMGIHGPRNKPETGKYANEVGATTISVREIKQANNQLHDLAKKAYEIASEGTEAVYLSICSDVLDFAFNPGGPVDGNGLTSYELLELILEFSQMGINGMDYVEVYPQQDANDNSSHFVTYAVLYALAGKLIHDKKENL, from the coding sequence TTGGCTAAAAATTATATTTATGGTAATACTCCATGTTTTTTAGACGGAGAAAAAGTATCCTTGCAAGATAACTCCTATAAGAATAAGGATGTTCTTATTTACGGTGTTCCATGGGAAGGGGCAGTTACATGGGGAGATTATACTGGGTGTGAATTAGGCCCCAAAGCAATTAGATTAAATTCAGAGCGATATTCCGGTTATTTACCAGAACTAAATGATATCGATGTATTACAGCACTACTCATTCGGGGATTTGGGTGATGTAGATGTGGTACCTGCAGATTCTCCTGAAACAATGCGGAGAATTGAGCAATTTGCTAAGGAAGTTTGGAAGACAGGGAAATTCCCTATTGCATTTGGCGGTGACCATGGTATTACGTATCCAATTGTACAAGCATTAAGTAATGAAGTAGAAGGGAAAGTAGGTATTATTCATCTAGATGCACATTATGATAATCATCCGGATTATCATGGTGATCTTTATGCAAGAAGTACACCTTTTCATCGCATTTATGAGAGTGAAAGCGTTCGTAATCAAAGTATTGTTCATATGGGAATACATGGCCCACGAAATAAACCAGAAACAGGAAAGTATGCAAATGAAGTAGGAGCAACTACCATTTCAGTTCGTGAAATTAAACAAGCGAACAATCAGCTGCATGATCTGGCAAAAAAAGCATATGAAATTGCAAGTGAAGGTACAGAAGCTGTTTACTTAAGTATTTGTAGTGATGTCTTGGATTTCGCATTCAACCCTGGTGGACCAGTAGATGGTAATGGATTAACTTCATATGAGTTGTTGGAACTTATTCTGGAATTTTCCCAGATGGGGATAAATGGAATGGATTATGTAGAAGTCTATCCACAACAAGATGCTAACGATAACTCATCTCATTTTGTTACTTATGCTGTTTTATATGCATTAGCTGGTAAGTTAATTCATGATAAAAAAGAAAACCTATAA
- a CDS encoding sigma-70 family RNA polymerase sigma factor yields MSNQGVSPEEIRHFHCAQKFVKDNELIFRNALLQSFMQSPEHWALLEESLNCPSSDATRLLDKKFKEHFSEISLISLLSNEIRRFAIRYDQRYRRNTKRQMLILDRPRYHDSQVTTWMELIPSKQTLEQEAFQTEGRLENRVENPIIHKAINQLTARQKFILEAAYIHECTDTEIAQIDGVSQQTISKTRKKALQNIYSFLQREGE; encoded by the coding sequence ATGAGTAATCAAGGAGTATCACCTGAAGAAATTCGCCACTTTCATTGTGCACAGAAATTTGTCAAAGATAATGAGCTAATTTTTCGTAATGCTTTACTTCAGTCATTTATGCAGTCTCCGGAACATTGGGCGTTATTAGAAGAATCTCTAAATTGTCCGAGCTCTGATGCCACAAGATTGTTAGATAAAAAGTTTAAAGAACACTTCTCAGAAATATCACTAATTAGTCTTTTATCGAATGAAATTCGCAGGTTTGCTATCCGCTATGATCAACGCTATCGTCGTAATACAAAAAGACAGATGCTCATTCTCGACCGGCCACGATATCACGACTCCCAAGTAACCACTTGGATGGAATTAATTCCATCTAAACAAACATTAGAACAAGAAGCTTTTCAAACGGAAGGACGTTTAGAAAATAGAGTGGAAAACCCGATTATTCATAAAGCAATAAACCAATTAACAGCCAGACAGAAATTCATTCTAGAAGCAGCATATATTCATGAGTGTACCGATACAGAAATTGCCCAAATAGATGGTGTCTCACAACAAACAATTAGCAAAACAAGGAAAAAAGCGTTGCAAAACATTTACTCGTTTTTGCAAAGGGAGGGAGAATGA
- a CDS encoding helix-turn-helix domain-containing protein: protein MTKLIELTKRVQLDNDLDSLETILHLFEPKMKQSLLQTNYQEREDLLQELQIKTIDIIRNYDWTKGYTFWEYTEKIQSEFYSTYQEAN, encoded by the coding sequence ATGACTAAACTAATTGAGTTAACCAAACGTGTTCAACTTGATAATGACCTAGATTCCTTAGAAACCATCCTTCATTTATTCGAACCAAAAATGAAACAATCGCTTCTACAAACAAATTATCAGGAACGAGAAGACTTATTACAAGAATTACAAATTAAAACGATTGATATTATAAGGAATTATGATTGGACAAAGGGATACACCTTTTGGGAATATACGGAAAAAATACAGTCTGAGTTCTATTCAACCTATCAAGAAGCAAATTAA
- a CDS encoding chemotaxis protein CheW: MVESKKYILFKLHEQIFAVNVQQIISIERMQTITEVPRTSEFIKGVTKLREETTPVIDLRERLLLTKLEETDNTRILVVHVNGMQIGMVVDAATEVIDIDQEMIEEPPKLVGKVRDTFLKGVAKVDERLLLILQLEQIINFEESNELKEVLEKEI, encoded by the coding sequence ATGGTAGAGTCTAAGAAATATATACTTTTTAAACTACATGAGCAAATATTTGCAGTAAATGTTCAACAAATTATATCAATTGAAAGAATGCAGACAATCACTGAAGTACCACGTACTTCTGAGTTTATAAAAGGTGTAACTAAGCTACGTGAAGAAACGACTCCTGTTATTGATCTAAGAGAACGATTACTGCTAACTAAATTAGAAGAGACAGATAACACAAGAATACTAGTTGTACATGTTAATGGGATGCAAATTGGGATGGTAGTGGATGCTGCGACAGAAGTAATTGATATTGATCAAGAAATGATTGAAGAGCCACCGAAGTTAGTTGGGAAAGTTCGTGATACATTCTTAAAAGGTGTAGCAAAGGTTGATGAACGATTGTTATTAATTCTTCAATTAGAACAAATTATTAACTTTGAAGAATCTAATGAACTAAAGGAAGTATTGGAAAAAGAAATTTAA
- the motB gene encoding flagellar motor protein MotB: MSRRGKKKSQSHMDESWLLPYADLLTLLVALFIVLFAMSDINIQKYEQLASVFRSEFSNAGSGVLDHQEIPVPPPEQEEVDENEDSEEQDEQLSKSESELRDLQALQTQINHFIQEHELTEQLGTELTDEGLMITLVNEVFFDSGSAEVKETSKEIANDVSNLLYTEPPHQVVISGHADDVPIETEEYNSNWELSVSRAINFMTLILENEELDPTLFSAKGYGEFQPIVPNTSAENRAKNRRVEVLILPNYDIQVPE; encoded by the coding sequence ATGAGTAGAAGAGGGAAGAAGAAAAGCCAGTCACATATGGATGAATCCTGGTTACTTCCTTATGCAGATTTACTTACGCTACTAGTTGCTTTGTTTATCGTTTTGTTTGCAATGAGTGATATTAATATACAAAAATACGAACAATTAGCTAGTGTATTTAGAAGTGAATTTTCTAATGCAGGTTCTGGAGTCCTTGATCATCAAGAAATTCCTGTACCCCCTCCAGAACAAGAAGAAGTAGATGAAAACGAGGATAGTGAAGAACAGGATGAACAGTTAAGTAAAAGTGAGAGTGAATTAAGAGACTTACAAGCATTACAGACACAAATTAATCATTTTATACAAGAGCATGAGCTGACAGAACAACTAGGTACGGAATTAACGGATGAAGGATTAATGATAACGTTGGTTAATGAAGTATTTTTTGATTCGGGAAGTGCAGAAGTAAAAGAAACTAGCAAAGAAATAGCAAATGACGTATCCAATTTATTATACACAGAGCCACCACATCAAGTAGTGATTAGTGGACATGCAGATGATGTACCAATTGAAACAGAAGAATATAATTCAAACTGGGAATTAAGTGTCTCACGAGCAATTAACTTTATGACATTAATCTTAGAGAACGAAGAGTTAGATCCTACTTTGTTTAGTGCAAAAGGATACGGAGAATTTCAACCAATTGTACCGAATACGAGTGCAGAAAACAGAGCAAAAAACAGACGTGTAGAGGTATTAATTTTACCTAACTATGATATTCAAGTGCCAGAATAA
- a CDS encoding YvrJ family protein: MSDISIMTYLTSLLENVGFPVMVTLFLLIRYEIRIKQLEEHSKDLSDLIRDLRRDMT, from the coding sequence ATGAGCGATATTTCAATCATGACCTATCTTACATCCTTGTTAGAAAATGTTGGATTCCCTGTTATGGTCACCTTATTCTTATTAATTCGATATGAAATCCGAATTAAACAACTTGAAGAACATTCAAAGGATCTATCCGATCTTATTAGAGATTTAAGGAGGGATATGACATGA
- a CDS encoding carbohydrate ABC transporter permease: MVQSKKQKYTFLAVCLLPTFIMFCIFTLYPLFSGLYYSFFEWSGSSQVKTFIGLDNYIQLFNDVIVPDTIVHDYFLVVTKVIGIMIMAMFFAVALTQLKIKEAPFYRIVFFFPNIMSVVVIGILWMFIYNPTMGLVNSGLEMLGLGDWAKPWLGSETWALPSLVLPSIWAGIGLFMLMLMGGISNISKSYYEAADMDGASEWTKFWKVTLPLVWPQVKISILYIVITTLNGSFVIVQVMTGGGPNNSTHVMGSYLYQQAFVQFNFGYGATIGVMILVLSLITVLLLQFVLRRDKVEY, encoded by the coding sequence ATGGTTCAGTCCAAAAAGCAAAAATATACATTTCTAGCTGTTTGTCTTCTCCCAACATTCATCATGTTTTGCATTTTTACACTCTATCCATTGTTTAGTGGATTGTATTATTCATTTTTTGAATGGTCGGGTTCTTCTCAAGTCAAGACTTTTATTGGACTAGATAATTATATCCAATTATTTAATGATGTGATTGTCCCGGATACAATCGTTCATGATTATTTTTTAGTTGTTACAAAAGTGATTGGAATTATGATAATGGCAATGTTCTTTGCAGTTGCACTTACACAATTAAAAATTAAAGAAGCACCTTTTTATCGTATCGTGTTCTTTTTTCCGAATATTATGTCAGTAGTTGTAATAGGTATACTGTGGATGTTTATCTATAATCCAACCATGGGGTTAGTCAATTCTGGATTAGAAATGCTAGGGTTAGGTGATTGGGCGAAACCATGGTTAGGAAGTGAAACATGGGCATTGCCAAGCTTAGTTTTACCATCTATTTGGGCTGGTATTGGCTTATTTATGTTGATGTTAATGGGTGGTATATCCAATATATCAAAAAGCTACTATGAAGCAGCTGATATGGATGGAGCAAGTGAATGGACAAAATTTTGGAAAGTAACCCTTCCATTAGTGTGGCCACAAGTGAAGATATCCATTTTGTATATTGTGATTACGACGCTAAATGGTTCATTTGTTATTGTTCAGGTAATGACAGGTGGGGGACCAAATAACTCTACCCATGTAATGGGATCCTATTTATATCAGCAAGCATTTGTACAATTTAATTTTGGTTACGGAGCTACAATTGGCGTAATGATTTTAGTATTATCGTTGATTACTGTATTGCTTTTACAGTTTGTCTTACGAAGAGATAAAGTAGAATACTAG
- the motA gene encoding flagellar motor stator protein MotA — protein sequence MDKTSIIGLILGLIAVGIGMVLKGVGLEALINPAAILIILLGTAAAVTIAFPGSALKKIPALFKIIFTESKQANTKEIIEMFSDWADQTRKEGILSLEQQISEVDDSFLSSGLQLAIDGQSPDFIKDIMLEKIEAMEQRHEEGAAIFTQAGTYAPTLGVLGAVIGLIAALGDMSDIDALGAAISAAFIATLLGIFTGYVLWHPFANKLREKSKREVLQKEIIVEGILSITTGDSRLIVQEKLGSLLPSKDIASIKEGYTNE from the coding sequence ATGGATAAGACATCAATTATTGGATTAATATTAGGCCTCATTGCCGTTGGAATCGGAATGGTATTAAAAGGGGTTGGACTGGAAGCTCTTATTAACCCAGCAGCGATTTTAATTATTTTATTAGGGACTGCAGCTGCAGTTACCATAGCATTTCCTGGAAGTGCCTTAAAGAAGATACCTGCACTTTTTAAGATTATATTTACTGAATCGAAGCAAGCAAACACGAAAGAAATAATTGAAATGTTTAGCGATTGGGCGGATCAAACAAGAAAAGAAGGGATATTGTCATTAGAGCAACAAATTAGCGAAGTGGATGATTCATTTCTATCATCAGGTTTACAACTTGCTATAGATGGACAGTCTCCAGATTTTATTAAAGATATTATGCTGGAAAAGATAGAGGCTATGGAACAGCGTCATGAGGAAGGTGCAGCTATCTTTACCCAAGCTGGTACATATGCTCCTACATTAGGGGTTCTTGGAGCAGTTATTGGATTGATAGCTGCATTGGGAGACATGTCAGACATTGATGCACTGGGTGCTGCAATCTCAGCTGCATTTATTGCGACATTATTAGGTATATTTACTGGATATGTTCTATGGCATCCATTTGCGAATAAATTACGTGAAAAATCTAAAAGAGAAGTTCTTCAAAAGGAAATAATAGTTGAAGGAATATTATCCATTACTACTGGAGATTCTCGATTGATCGTGCAAGAGAAACTTGGTTCTTTACTTCCTTCAAAAGATATTGCTTCAATAAAAGAGGGATATACGAATGAGTAG
- a CDS encoding chemotaxis protein CheA, with protein METEQYLDMFLDESKEHLQIVNDNILRLEKEPEDIHIVNEIFRSAHTLKGMAATMGFEDIASLTHKMENVLDLIRNQQLTVNSEIIDSIILGIEYLEEMVQSISEGNDGKKDVYTLLVRLEQIEKGEVAAATETIVNQEQQVSTVDVENLDLDEFQLTILKQAKEQGFDPYQITVELTDECILKGARAYMVFEALESHGEIIQTAPTVEEIEDGNFGQSFQLTLLTGGTPNTIKEIIEKVSEVKEANIQLFSKTLNPIVSEKEIIEDNQLEKREEVVSKKEDEPKDKNRSEKRTSSSRTIRVNLEKIDDLLNLFEEVVIDRSRLEVISETIEDTDLKETVEHMSRVSSDMQSLILAMRMVPIEQVFNRFPRMIRGLSKDLNKQISLEIIGADTELDRTVIDEIGDPLVHLIRNSVDHGIEIPEERRKNGKPEEGKLILRAFHSGNHVFIEIEDDGAGINRDKVQSKAIDNGLITEQEAELLTDDQIASFIMSSGFSTADAVSDISGRGVGLDVVKSKIESLGGQVSIETSAGKGSIFSIQLPLTLSIIATLLVSVQKETYAIPLSSIIETVVLPKNKVMLAHGKEVMDFRGKVIPIVSLASIFKVPSMDNQDHQDYSIVVVKKGEKLTGLIVDGFIGQKEVVLKSLGNYLGEVFAISGATILGDGEVALIIDSNALVK; from the coding sequence ATGGAGACAGAGCAGTACTTAGATATGTTTTTAGATGAAAGTAAAGAACACCTTCAAATAGTTAATGATAATATCTTACGATTAGAAAAAGAACCGGAAGATATTCATATCGTCAATGAAATATTTCGATCTGCACATACGTTAAAAGGAATGGCAGCTACAATGGGATTTGAAGATATCGCTTCATTAACACATAAAATGGAGAATGTATTAGATTTAATTCGTAACCAACAGTTAACGGTTAATTCTGAAATAATTGATAGCATTATTTTAGGAATAGAGTATTTGGAAGAAATGGTTCAGTCTATTAGTGAAGGTAATGATGGTAAGAAAGATGTTTATACTCTTCTGGTACGTCTAGAACAAATCGAAAAAGGTGAGGTAGCAGCTGCAACTGAAACAATAGTTAATCAAGAGCAGCAAGTAAGCACAGTAGATGTAGAAAATTTAGATTTAGATGAATTTCAATTAACAATTTTAAAACAAGCGAAAGAACAAGGATTTGACCCATATCAAATAACAGTGGAATTAACTGATGAATGTATACTTAAGGGTGCAAGAGCCTATATGGTGTTTGAAGCTTTAGAAAGTCATGGAGAAATAATTCAAACAGCACCAACAGTGGAGGAAATTGAAGATGGCAACTTTGGGCAATCATTCCAATTAACGCTACTAACAGGAGGTACTCCAAATACCATTAAAGAAATTATTGAAAAGGTATCTGAAGTAAAAGAAGCAAATATACAACTGTTTTCAAAAACGTTGAATCCAATTGTTAGTGAAAAAGAAATTATAGAAGATAATCAATTGGAAAAAAGGGAAGAAGTTGTTTCAAAGAAAGAAGACGAACCAAAAGATAAAAACAGATCGGAAAAAAGAACATCCTCATCAAGAACAATTCGTGTCAATTTAGAAAAGATTGATGATTTATTAAACTTATTCGAAGAAGTGGTAATAGATCGCAGCCGTTTAGAAGTAATATCTGAAACAATCGAAGATACAGATCTTAAGGAAACTGTAGAACATATGAGTAGAGTTTCCTCAGATATGCAGTCTCTTATTTTGGCAATGCGAATGGTTCCGATTGAGCAAGTATTTAATCGTTTTCCACGTATGATTCGAGGGTTGTCCAAAGATTTGAATAAACAAATTTCACTTGAAATTATCGGTGCAGATACGGAATTGGATCGTACAGTTATTGATGAAATTGGTGATCCTTTAGTACATCTTATTCGAAATTCAGTCGATCACGGGATTGAGATACCAGAAGAACGCAGAAAAAATGGTAAACCGGAAGAGGGGAAACTTATTCTTCGTGCTTTCCATAGCGGGAATCATGTTTTTATAGAAATAGAAGATGATGGTGCTGGTATTAATCGAGATAAAGTACAGTCTAAGGCGATTGATAATGGCTTAATTACGGAGCAAGAAGCAGAATTATTAACAGATGACCAAATAGCTAGCTTTATTATGTCCTCTGGTTTTAGTACTGCTGATGCTGTCTCAGATATTTCAGGACGCGGAGTAGGCTTAGATGTCGTAAAAAGTAAAATTGAATCACTTGGAGGTCAAGTTTCTATTGAAACAAGTGCGGGAAAAGGTAGTATTTTTTCCATCCAGCTACCTTTAACGTTATCAATAATTGCTACTTTACTTGTGTCTGTTCAAAAGGAAACATATGCCATACCACTTTCTTCAATAATAGAAACGGTTGTATTACCTAAGAACAAGGTAATGCTTGCACATGGAAAAGAAGTAATGGATTTCAGAGGGAAAGTAATTCCGATTGTTTCATTAGCTTCCATATTTAAAGTTCCATCAATGGATAATCAAGACCATCAAGATTACTCCATCGTTGTTGTGAAAAAAGGAGAAAAATTAACAGGACTAATCGTTGACGGGTTCATTGGACAAAAAGAAGTTGTTCTAAAATCATTAGGGAACTATCTGGGAGAAGTGTTTGCAATCTCAGGAGCAACTATATTAGGTGATGGAGAAGTAGCGTTGATTATTGATTCCAATGCATTAGTCAAATAA